The following proteins come from a genomic window of Ictidomys tridecemlineatus isolate mIctTri1 chromosome 9, mIctTri1.hap1, whole genome shotgun sequence:
- the Ereg gene encoding proepiregulin has product METRPTGLVQALLLCLGFQLLQTVPSTTVIPSCIPGESDDNCTALVQMEDNPRVAQVSITKCGTDMNGYCLHGQCIYLVDMSENYCRCEVGYTGVRCEHFFLTVHQPLSKEYVALTVILIILFLVIVAGSIYYFCRWYKNHKSKNSKKEYERVTSGDPALSQV; this is encoded by the exons GTTTCCAACTTCTACAAACGGTTCCCAGCACGACTGTGATTCCATCATGTATCCCGGGGGAATCAGATGACAACTGCACAGCTTTGG TTCAGATGGAAGATAATCCACGTGTGGCTCAGGTGTCCATAACAAAGTGTGGCACTGACATGAATGGCTACTGTTTGCATGGACAGTGCATCTACCTGGTGGATATGAGTGAAAATTACTGCAG ATGTGAAGTGGGTTACACTGGTGTCCGATGTGAGCACTTCTTTTTAACTGTGCATCAACCCTTGAGCAAAGAATATGTGGCTTTGACTGTgattcttattattttgtttcttgtaaTAGTCGCCGGTTCCATATACTACTTCTGCAGATG GTACAAAAACCACAAAAGCAAAAACTCAAAGAAGGAATATGAGAGAGTGACCTCAGGGGATCCAGCATTATCTCAAGTCTGA